In Phyllostomus discolor isolate MPI-MPIP mPhyDis1 chromosome 2, mPhyDis1.pri.v3, whole genome shotgun sequence, the following are encoded in one genomic region:
- the LOC114491044 gene encoding olfactory receptor 5AC2 — MSKGNKTLVTEFVLTGLTERPWLEVLLFLVFLVIYLTTMVGNLGLTALIWKDAHLHTPMYLFLGGLAFADACTSTSVTPRMLVNFLDKTAMISLAECITQFYFFASSATTECFLLVVMAYDRYVAICNPLLYPVVMSNRLCTRLISMAYAIGFIHPLVHVSLLLRLTFCRSNIIHYFYCEILQLFKISCNDPSINALMIFVFAAFIQISTLMTIVISYTRVLFDILKKKSEKGRSKAFSTCSAHLLSVSLYYGTLIFMYVRPASGLAEDQDKIYSLFYTIIIPLLNPFIYSLRNKEVIGALRRVAKK, encoded by the coding sequence ATGTCAAAAGGAAACAAGACCCTGGTGACGGAGTTTGTCCTCACAGGACTTACAGAGAGACCATGGCTGGAGGTCCTCCTCTTCCTTGTGTTTTTAGTTATCTACCTCACCACCATGGTGGGCAACCTTGGACTGACAGCTCTTATTTGGAAGGATGCCCATCTTCACACACCCATGTACTTGTTCCTCGGTGGTTTAGCTTTTGCAGATGCTTGCACTTCAACTTCTGTAACTCCCAGGATGCTGGTCAATTTCTTAGACAAGACTGCAATGATATCCCTGGCTGAGTGCATtacccaattttatttttttgcttccaGCGCCACTACAGAATGTTTCCTACTGGTAGTTATGGCTTATGATCGCTATGTAGCCATATGTAACCCCTTGCTGTATCCAGTGGTGATGTCCAACAGACTCTGCACTAGGTTGATAAGCATGGCATATGCTATTGGTTTTATACATCCTCTGGTTCACGTGAGCTTGTTATTAAGATTAACTTTCTGCAGGTCTAACATAATACATTATTTCTACTGTGAAATTTTACAGCTGTTCAAAATTTCATGCAATGACCCATCCATTAATGCACTAATGATATTTGTTTTTGCAGCTTTTATACAAATATCCACTTTAATGACCATTGTAATCTCTTATACTCGTGTGCTCTttgacattctgaaaaaaaagtcagaaaagggCAGAAGCAAAGCCTTCTCCACATGCAGTGCCCACTTGCTGTCTGTCTCACTGTACTATGGCACTCTCATCTTCATGTATGTGCGTCCTGCATCTGGCCTAGCTGAAGATCAGGACAAAATATATTCCCTCTTTTACACAATTATAATTCCCCTTCTAAACCCATTTATTTACAGCTTGAGAAATAAAGAAGTTATCGGTGCTTTGAGAAGAGTTGCAAAGAAGTAG